One part of the Bacteroidia bacterium genome encodes these proteins:
- a CDS encoding MBL fold metallo-hydrolase, whose translation MRISKIFIFFAFGIISCTSQEVSDNQGDRRNTPLEGINLEILGIAQDAGFPQANCEKSCCAAVWKKPDLEQKVVSLGLLDSHKGKRFIFEATPDFSRQLQISKERLPNSELSGVFLTHAHIGHYTGLMYLGHEVMGAKGVPVFVMPRMKEYLSNHGPWDQLVRYENIDLQEMKADSLMAISDSLFVKPLLVPHRDEYSETVGYMIYGPSKKAFFVPDINKWSIWETDIKDIIREVDYAFVDATFYDDSELPGRNIKDIPHPFIIESMEIFKDLSPEEKSRVYFIHFNHTNPVMQVGTEASKAVEAAGFNIAREGLRFRL comes from the coding sequence ATGAGAATCAGTAAAATCTTTATTTTTTTCGCTTTTGGTATAATTTCCTGCACTTCTCAGGAGGTGTCTGATAATCAGGGAGATAGAAGAAATACCCCTTTGGAGGGGATAAATCTGGAAATATTGGGCATTGCACAGGATGCTGGTTTTCCTCAGGCTAACTGCGAGAAATCCTGCTGTGCGGCGGTATGGAAAAAACCTGACTTAGAGCAAAAAGTGGTATCCCTGGGCCTGTTAGATTCTCACAAGGGGAAGCGCTTTATATTTGAAGCCACTCCAGATTTCTCCAGACAGCTACAGATCAGTAAGGAACGTCTCCCAAATTCTGAACTGAGCGGAGTATTTCTGACCCATGCGCATATCGGACATTATACAGGATTGATGTATTTGGGACATGAAGTAATGGGAGCGAAAGGGGTTCCCGTTTTTGTCATGCCTCGAATGAAGGAATACCTTAGCAATCATGGTCCCTGGGATCAGTTGGTTCGATATGAGAATATCGACTTGCAGGAGATGAAAGCTGATTCATTGATGGCAATCAGCGACTCTCTTTTTGTCAAGCCATTACTGGTTCCTCATAGAGATGAATATAGCGAAACGGTAGGCTATATGATTTATGGTCCGAGCAAGAAAGCTTTTTTCGTTCCGGATATAAATAAATGGTCGATCTGGGAAACAGATATAAAGGACATTATTCGCGAAGTGGATTATGCTTTTGTAGATGCTACGTTTTACGATGATTCTGAATTGCCTGGTAGAAATATCAAAGACATCCCTCACCCCTTTATCATCGAAAGTATGGAAATCTTCAAAGACCTGAGTCCAGAAGAAAAATCCCGGGTTTACTTTATCCATTTCAACCATACCAATCCCGTCATGCAAGTAGGGACTGAGGCTTCAAAAGCAGTGGAAGCAGCTGGCTTTAATATAGCGAGAGAAGGCCTCCGCTTCCGTTTATAA
- a CDS encoding tetratricopeptide repeat protein, whose protein sequence is MDRTYTASVYLAFANHNKKKKGVQHLKSLYDSLAPILQLSEKDQSISLIREDQDGIPFAHELLQEGLPLPGLTLVHLEAESLQSDEWLLNAAGGKRLPIDWDSLFLDHLEDLKLIYLDKGASLDAIEKLLFAGAPAVIGTHFEFQDREADLFRSRFYAELSTGKTLQAAYEQAADAISRPCEMKKIPSDPYEYWESKEKNQDTTFHWGLYYLSANETILDWKMLSAGPARLDAPIIPPPPPIEKPTVSLNNDLDILSSADPVSLQEEEEMELDLLAASLEKNEEEKIELEPVYELPKEEEKILIKTEETAVVSKTEYSHSTPAIGLKVKSSDLEALTSFPPLREVRIKETDIMYRQSNASTTKEEKSATPTVEESPIRPPLPQEEEIEKNFVPPVENRFEAPEETVKVEEKAPIEEKIEIPTPRPQWEENKLRQSTDPNIVPLNRNPQVREEPKEVVEEASFDFQPKVEEREIVEERVEDHRRYQPTSLQTVEDKPSFLTARPKRKTIHFAPLINSKPLIYTGIGLAVVGMLLAAVFIFTGIDFDESWTSEEDSYLSAFGSGDSYNILLLPFKEYPNCIAEDAFDEIAVRDRMNLFQEGEDLGIKVKFMGDGACPKNSEEARRIGQVYNADLVVWGNYTEIKRDSINLHTRYISLRNNNNFLGSQVKNLGKLALGDNYDLQEGFIAGDIDDVVNWLLGIVNLRNENYISSLQFFEQMELSDSHESANLYHLMAKCFQGLEQYDQVLQAYNQVIFLSPDNANAYHNRGLLYQHLKQEEQAIADFSEAIRLNPRHIKAHYNRNLLMEGEVDDTFYVDPELMQKTEDVWETTEEENPDTFPDEEIQLVTETDRSGGFMSESRIEASLLQEEASEIEDLYEERGNLNLSSAETFFSDGIQLEQRGRLSDAVEAYNHAIESSPRESRYYHARAKVYEKIGKMKDALNDYTTASQLSPKNTEIYLNRAYLYERMHKYYEAIADYGKIINLAPTSPGAYLYRGKAYQFVKQPRKSLADFEKAISLNPNDATGFYFRALLYMELKKPNLAIDDFSHAIEINPGYASAYRQRGELYVGRSLYQKALEDFNKVLALNPRDANIYAKRAEMNYQLGNQQLAKKDIEQAVRLAPGNKNFKNMLAKFNK, encoded by the coding sequence ATGGATCGCACGTACACTGCTTCTGTTTACCTTGCTTTTGCCAACCATAATAAGAAAAAAAAAGGGGTACAGCACTTAAAATCTTTATATGACTCTCTCGCACCTATCTTACAATTAAGCGAGAAAGATCAAAGTATAAGTCTTATCAGGGAAGATCAGGACGGTATCCCCTTCGCACATGAATTGTTGCAGGAAGGCTTACCGCTACCAGGCCTTACTTTGGTTCACCTCGAGGCTGAATCACTACAGTCAGATGAATGGTTGTTAAATGCCGCTGGAGGCAAAAGGCTACCTATAGACTGGGACAGTCTTTTTCTGGATCATTTGGAAGATTTAAAGCTCATTTATCTGGATAAAGGAGCTTCTCTGGATGCGATTGAAAAGCTGCTTTTTGCAGGTGCTCCAGCCGTAATCGGAACACACTTTGAATTTCAGGACCGGGAAGCGGATCTTTTTAGATCGAGATTTTATGCAGAATTATCGACAGGTAAAACTCTGCAAGCTGCTTATGAACAAGCGGCAGATGCAATCTCACGTCCCTGTGAAATGAAAAAGATTCCCAGCGATCCCTATGAATACTGGGAAAGCAAAGAAAAAAATCAGGACACCACTTTCCATTGGGGACTCTACTATCTATCTGCCAATGAAACCATCCTGGATTGGAAGATGCTGAGTGCTGGGCCTGCAAGATTGGATGCTCCCATTATTCCACCACCTCCTCCTATAGAAAAACCTACGGTAAGTCTGAATAATGATCTCGATATTCTTTCTTCCGCAGATCCAGTTAGTCTTCAGGAAGAAGAGGAAATGGAACTGGATCTTCTGGCAGCTTCTTTAGAAAAAAATGAAGAGGAGAAAATAGAACTGGAACCCGTGTATGAGCTTCCAAAAGAAGAGGAAAAAATACTCATCAAAACGGAAGAAACAGCTGTAGTTTCTAAAACAGAATATTCCCATAGTACACCAGCTATTGGACTCAAAGTTAAGAGTTCTGATCTGGAAGCATTGACTAGCTTTCCCCCACTTAGAGAAGTGAGAATAAAGGAAACGGACATCATGTACCGTCAGAGCAATGCATCTACAACCAAGGAAGAGAAAAGCGCGACCCCAACAGTAGAAGAGAGTCCGATTAGGCCTCCTCTTCCTCAGGAAGAAGAAATCGAAAAGAATTTTGTTCCTCCTGTAGAAAACAGATTTGAAGCGCCCGAAGAAACTGTAAAGGTGGAAGAAAAAGCGCCGATCGAAGAAAAAATAGAAATTCCTACTCCCAGGCCACAATGGGAAGAAAATAAGCTTCGCCAAAGTACGGATCCCAATATTGTCCCCTTAAACAGGAATCCTCAAGTTCGAGAAGAACCGAAAGAAGTTGTAGAAGAAGCATCTTTCGACTTCCAGCCAAAAGTTGAGGAAAGAGAAATAGTGGAAGAAAGGGTGGAAGATCACCGAAGGTATCAACCGACTTCGCTTCAAACCGTAGAAGATAAGCCTAGCTTCCTTACCGCTCGTCCTAAAAGAAAAACCATCCATTTCGCTCCTCTGATCAATTCGAAGCCTTTAATTTACACAGGCATCGGACTGGCAGTGGTGGGAATGCTTTTGGCAGCCGTATTTATTTTTACCGGGATTGATTTTGATGAAAGCTGGACCAGTGAAGAGGATAGTTACCTTTCTGCCTTTGGTAGTGGAGATTCCTATAACATCCTGCTTCTACCTTTCAAGGAATATCCCAATTGTATCGCCGAGGATGCCTTTGACGAAATCGCTGTCAGGGACAGAATGAATCTTTTCCAGGAAGGAGAGGATCTCGGGATCAAAGTTAAATTTATGGGAGATGGTGCCTGCCCCAAAAATAGCGAAGAGGCAAGAAGAATTGGTCAGGTATATAATGCAGATTTGGTTGTATGGGGTAACTATACCGAAATCAAGCGTGATAGCATAAATCTTCATACCCGCTATATCTCTCTCCGAAACAATAACAATTTTCTGGGTAGCCAGGTCAAAAATCTGGGTAAACTTGCCCTGGGAGATAATTATGATTTGCAAGAAGGTTTTATCGCCGGAGACATTGATGATGTCGTGAACTGGTTATTGGGGATTGTAAATCTTCGCAATGAAAATTACATCAGCTCCCTGCAATTCTTTGAGCAAATGGAGTTGAGCGATTCGCATGAAAGTGCCAATCTTTATCATTTGATGGCCAAATGCTTTCAGGGACTGGAGCAATACGACCAGGTGTTGCAAGCCTACAATCAGGTCATTTTCCTTAGCCCGGACAATGCCAATGCCTATCACAATCGTGGACTGCTTTACCAGCATTTAAAACAGGAAGAGCAAGCCATCGCGGATTTCTCCGAAGCAATTCGTCTGAATCCACGCCATATCAAAGCACACTACAATCGCAATCTCCTCATGGAAGGAGAAGTAGATGATACCTTCTATGTTGATCCTGAACTCATGCAAAAAACAGAAGACGTTTGGGAAACGACAGAAGAAGAAAATCCGGATACCTTTCCGGATGAAGAAATCCAATTGGTAACAGAGACCGATCGTTCAGGAGGCTTCATGAGTGAAAGCAGAATCGAAGCTAGCTTACTTCAGGAAGAAGCCAGCGAAATTGAAGATCTGTACGAAGAAAGAGGAAATCTCAACCTGAGTTCCGCAGAAACTTTTTTCTCAGATGGAATCCAATTAGAGCAAAGGGGAAGATTGAGCGATGCAGTTGAAGCCTATAATCATGCCATAGAAAGCTCTCCCAGAGAAAGCCGCTATTATCATGCTAGGGCAAAAGTCTACGAGAAAATCGGCAAAATGAAAGATGCCCTCAATGACTATACTACCGCTTCACAGCTTTCTCCAAAGAATACAGAGATTTACCTGAATCGGGCATATTTGTATGAAAGAATGCACAAATACTATGAAGCGATTGCAGATTATGGCAAGATCATCAATCTCGCTCCCACTTCACCCGGTGCATATTTGTATAGAGGAAAGGCTTACCAGTTCGTAAAGCAGCCCAGAAAATCACTGGCAGACTTTGAGAAAGCTATCAGCCTCAATCCTAATGATGCAACTGGCTTTTACTTCCGGGCATTGCTTTACATGGAATTGAAAAAGCCCAATTTGGCCATTGATGATTTCTCTCATGCCATTGAGATCAATCCCGGATATGCAAGTGCATACAGACAAAGAGGAGAACTCTATGTAGGAAGATCTCTCTACCAGAAAGCCCTGGAAGATTTTAACAAAGTGCTGGCCCTTAATCCTCGCGACGCAAACATTTATGCCAAACGTGCGGAAATGAATTATCAATTGGGCAACCAGCAATTAGCGAAGAAAGACATCGAGCAGGCAGTAAGACTGGCTCCCGGCAATAAGAACTTTAAAAACATGCTTGCTAAATTTAATAAGTAA
- a CDS encoding TIGR04282 family arsenosugar biosynthesis glycosyltransferase — MNTSPRRLLLIFVKHPEKGKSKTRLAAGIGHDLALEVYRKLLAHTRDISLNLQADKVVFFGNQMPETDLWSEADYSRHQQVGVDLGERMSHAFSWGFDQGYEQICIIGSDCATLSTEILENAYKVLNEKDFVIGPAKDGGYYLIGMSDFYPKVFEDKVWSTADVRKEAIAELEAGNKSFDLLTELSDVDVVDDLRGTFLESYIP, encoded by the coding sequence ATGAATACTAGTCCCAGGCGACTCCTCCTCATCTTTGTAAAGCATCCCGAGAAAGGAAAATCCAAGACCCGATTGGCCGCAGGAATCGGTCATGATCTGGCCCTGGAAGTGTACCGAAAACTCCTCGCCCATACCCGGGATATCAGCCTGAATTTACAAGCAGATAAAGTAGTTTTTTTCGGAAACCAAATGCCGGAGACAGATCTTTGGTCAGAAGCCGATTATTCTCGCCATCAACAAGTCGGAGTAGATTTAGGCGAAAGAATGTCACATGCTTTTTCATGGGGATTTGACCAGGGATATGAACAGATTTGCATCATTGGGAGTGATTGCGCTACCCTTTCTACCGAAATCCTCGAAAATGCTTATAAGGTCCTGAATGAAAAAGATTTTGTCATTGGGCCAGCTAAAGATGGAGGCTATTACCTCATCGGTATGTCCGACTTTTATCCCAAAGTATTTGAAGATAAAGTTTGGAGTACGGCTGATGTGCGAAAGGAAGCCATTGCTGAGCTGGAAGCTGGAAACAAAAGCTTCGATCTCTTGACAGAACTTTCAGATGTAGACGTAGTCGATGACCTGAGAGGTACTTTTCTGGAATCTTATATCCCTTAG
- a CDS encoding DUF1444 family protein: MNTPKLFLLTIFLLSSSCLFAQKKMSEKAYTKYYLEVLQKAHPSVSFEQVDKLEIIGKTKEGKESKHFLDNSYSEYKSEPDSLDSIVARFVASSKLLFIDQEGINPENIVPIIKTQEYLDYVLGFSQGQAKRKSIVYETYNDDLYIFYAEDMGSSISYFGEEAFIKLGISRDTLLQLAVNNLNRLLPSINRQGAEGRYMLTAGGDYEVSLILMSYLWTEENLPVDGEYVIAIPNRDLLFITGSNNTEFIEELKKISQNSHESASYPISRHLYKWDGERFRRMQD; the protein is encoded by the coding sequence ATGAACACACCCAAACTATTCCTGCTTACTATCTTTTTGCTGAGTAGTAGCTGCCTTTTCGCCCAAAAGAAAATGAGCGAGAAAGCCTATACAAAATACTACCTCGAAGTACTCCAGAAAGCTCATCCCAGCGTAAGTTTTGAGCAGGTCGATAAACTGGAAATCATTGGCAAAACGAAAGAAGGAAAAGAAAGTAAGCACTTCCTGGACAATTCTTATTCGGAGTATAAATCCGAGCCAGATAGCCTGGATAGTATTGTAGCTCGATTTGTGGCATCAAGCAAACTTCTCTTTATCGACCAGGAAGGGATCAATCCTGAGAATATTGTTCCCATCATTAAGACCCAGGAATATCTGGACTATGTCCTGGGTTTCTCTCAGGGGCAGGCAAAACGAAAGAGCATCGTGTATGAAACCTACAATGATGATTTATACATCTTTTATGCAGAGGATATGGGGAGCAGCATTTCCTATTTTGGAGAAGAAGCTTTCATAAAGCTGGGGATTTCCCGGGATACGCTTTTGCAATTAGCGGTAAACAATCTAAATCGACTGCTCCCCTCCATCAATCGACAGGGAGCTGAAGGGCGATATATGCTCACGGCGGGAGGAGATTATGAAGTAAGCCTGATTTTGATGTCTTATCTATGGACAGAGGAAAATCTACCCGTAGATGGGGAATATGTGATTGCGATTCCGAATAGAGATCTACTCTTTATCACGGGGAGCAATAATACCGAATTCATAGAAGAACTGAAGAAAATCAGTCAGAACTCCCATGAATCCGCTTCCTATCCCATCAGTCGCCATCTCTATAAATGGGATGGAGAAAGATTTAGGCGAATGCAGGACTAA
- a CDS encoding OmpA family protein: protein MKNIVRGMLLFCFLQMTATSSFGQTKPKPADFGIKSKKAMKLYLEGLQQAQWRNRLEAINFFEQAVQLEPNFAHAHYQIGVNAYVKKKYADALDHLEKVDEINPADFKSLDFFLGEAYFFNEQYDKSSVKLQEFLNSGAGRNIDQRKAKRTLRHASFAAEAINHPVKFEAINMGDNINTARDEYLPFLTADDGYILFTSKRPQSVGGFNRSLQDYSEDFFFSEKVDGQWTKAKNLGTPINTVENEGAASVTQDGKMIFFTACNLPNGMGSCDIYFSRREGSKWTRPVNLGAAVNSESWDSQPCLSHDGKTLYFASGRVGGKGGRDIWYSNLVDGKWTDAKNLGAPVNTAGNEDSPFIHADDKTMYFSSDYHPGFGAQDLFVSHRDETETWSLPKNMGYPLNTVADESNIFVSASGKKGYINSDREGGKGMSDLYEFEMAPELRPRLATYLRGLVVDSLTEKPLYARIQLIDVESGDTIRQVFSGKQDGKFLMSLPLDRDYAAYVETPGYLFTSKNFSLKSSVEAPYFDLLIEMKKLRKDISIVLPNLFFDTGKWELKETSEVELKFLLKFLRQNPKISVEIQGHTDDVGQEKDNLDLSQRRAEAVAAYLLEQGIEPYRLEAKGYGESQPVAGNITDEDRAQNRRTEIKIIEVKE from the coding sequence ATGAAAAATATAGTCCGGGGAATGCTGCTCTTCTGCTTTCTGCAGATGACGGCCACTTCCTCTTTTGGTCAGACAAAACCCAAACCTGCAGATTTTGGGATCAAGTCTAAAAAGGCCATGAAGCTTTACCTTGAAGGATTGCAACAAGCCCAATGGCGCAACCGTCTGGAAGCCATCAATTTCTTTGAACAGGCCGTACAACTTGAGCCTAATTTTGCGCATGCTCACTACCAGATCGGGGTAAATGCCTATGTGAAAAAGAAATATGCAGATGCCCTCGATCATCTGGAAAAGGTAGACGAAATCAATCCCGCTGATTTTAAATCCCTCGATTTCTTTTTAGGGGAAGCTTATTTTTTCAATGAGCAGTACGACAAATCATCGGTAAAGCTTCAGGAGTTTCTAAATTCTGGAGCGGGCCGAAATATAGACCAAAGAAAGGCCAAAAGAACTTTGAGGCATGCCAGTTTTGCCGCAGAGGCCATCAATCATCCCGTCAAATTTGAGGCAATCAATATGGGAGATAACATCAATACGGCCAGGGATGAGTATTTGCCCTTCCTGACCGCGGATGATGGCTATATCCTTTTTACTTCTAAACGCCCACAAAGTGTAGGCGGCTTCAATCGCTCTTTGCAGGATTACTCTGAGGACTTTTTCTTTAGTGAAAAAGTAGATGGGCAATGGACGAAAGCAAAAAACCTGGGAACCCCCATCAATACAGTTGAAAATGAGGGAGCTGCCAGTGTTACCCAGGACGGTAAAATGATCTTTTTTACGGCCTGTAACCTTCCCAATGGCATGGGAAGTTGTGATATTTATTTTTCACGTCGAGAGGGAAGTAAATGGACCCGTCCGGTAAATCTTGGAGCGGCTGTAAACAGTGAAAGTTGGGATTCTCAGCCTTGTCTGTCTCATGATGGCAAGACCCTCTACTTTGCTTCCGGGCGAGTAGGAGGAAAAGGAGGAAGAGATATCTGGTACAGTAATCTGGTTGATGGGAAATGGACGGATGCAAAAAATTTGGGAGCGCCTGTGAATACAGCAGGGAATGAAGATTCTCCTTTTATCCATGCCGATGATAAAACCATGTATTTTTCTTCGGATTATCATCCGGGTTTTGGTGCACAGGATCTTTTCGTCAGCCATAGAGATGAAACGGAAACCTGGTCCCTGCCAAAAAATATGGGATATCCCTTAAATACGGTTGCAGATGAAAGCAATATTTTCGTAAGTGCCAGTGGGAAGAAAGGCTATATCAATTCGGATCGTGAGGGAGGTAAGGGAATGAGTGATCTTTATGAATTTGAGATGGCTCCTGAACTGCGTCCGAGGCTTGCGACCTACTTGAGAGGCCTGGTTGTGGATAGTTTGACAGAAAAACCCTTATACGCTCGCATTCAATTGATTGATGTTGAGTCTGGTGATACGATTCGTCAGGTTTTTTCGGGTAAACAGGATGGGAAATTTCTCATGAGCTTGCCTCTCGATAGAGATTATGCGGCCTATGTGGAAACGCCGGGATACTTGTTCACCAGTAAAAATTTCTCCCTCAAAAGTAGTGTGGAAGCTCCCTATTTCGACCTCCTGATCGAAATGAAAAAGCTGCGAAAAGATATCAGCATCGTGCTACCTAATTTGTTTTTTGATACGGGAAAGTGGGAGTTGAAAGAAACTTCTGAAGTAGAGCTGAAATTCCTGTTGAAGTTTCTCAGACAAAATCCCAAAATTTCTGTTGAGATTCAGGGGCATACGGATGATGTCGGACAGGAAAAAGACAATCTCGATCTCAGCCAGAGAAGAGCCGAAGCTGTGGCAGCCTATCTCTTAGAGCAAGGCATAGAACCTTACCGACTGGAAGCCAAGGGTTATGGCGAAAGTCAGCCGGTTGCCGGGAATATTACGGATGAGGATCGGGCACAAAATCGCCGTACAGAGATAAAGATTATAGAGGTTAAAGAATAG
- a CDS encoding 7-carboxy-7-deazaguanine synthase QueE yields MLQKLRAKKDNVNYRQANPLPVMEQFYTLQGEGFWTGTPAYFIRLAGCDVGCHWCDVKESWDPAEEQYQEVELIAQTAKDSGAERVVITGGEPSIYDLTKLCDALHALGLKVHMETAGPHAASGEIDWLCLSPKKFLPPLDEYYEKAHELKVIIYNATDFAWAEMHAARCPEHVELYFQTEWSRRDRFTAEIVQYVKDHPRWKLSMQTHKYIDIP; encoded by the coding sequence ATGTTGCAGAAACTAAGAGCGAAAAAGGATAATGTGAATTACCGTCAGGCCAATCCCCTGCCGGTCATGGAGCAATTCTACACCCTGCAGGGAGAAGGATTCTGGACAGGAACTCCTGCTTACTTCATTCGCCTGGCGGGCTGTGATGTAGGCTGCCACTGGTGTGATGTAAAAGAATCCTGGGATCCCGCAGAAGAGCAATATCAGGAGGTTGAATTGATCGCCCAGACTGCCAAAGATTCTGGCGCAGAAAGGGTTGTGATCACTGGAGGAGAACCCAGCATCTACGACCTTACAAAATTGTGCGATGCCCTGCATGCGCTTGGACTCAAGGTACATATGGAAACGGCTGGCCCTCATGCTGCCAGTGGAGAAATAGACTGGTTGTGCCTTTCCCCGAAAAAATTCCTGCCGCCACTGGATGAATATTATGAAAAGGCGCATGAGCTCAAGGTGATCATATATAATGCCACTGATTTTGCCTGGGCAGAAATGCATGCGGCCCGTTGTCCGGAACATGTAGAGCTTTATTTCCAAACGGAATGGAGTCGCAGAGATCGCTTTACGGCAGAGATTGTTCAATATGTAAAAGACCATCCTCGCTGGAAGTTGAGCATGCAAACCCATAAGTATATCGATATTCCTTAA
- a CDS encoding bifunctional 5,10-methylenetetrahydrofolate dehydrogenase/5,10-methenyltetrahydrofolate cyclohydrolase has protein sequence MELLDGKKISMEIKNEIRIEVDKLLEDGKRPPHLVAILVGANPASKVYVKNKMQACEFVGYSSTLKRLPANINQEDLLNQVKRFNEDPDVDGILVQMPLPDHITPQEITQAIHPHKDVDGFHPVNVGLMTLNFPCLMPATPSGILELLTRYNIDTKGKHCVVVGRSRIVGRPTSIMMSRGGKPGEATVTLCHKYTPAEDLKRICPQADIIIVAVGKPDLITEDMVKEGAVVIDVGITRVPSDKTRSGYKLKGDVDFENVSKKASFITPVPGGVGPMTIAMLLKNTLDTYNRQYDVSALAVE, from the coding sequence ATGGAGTTACTAGACGGAAAAAAGATCTCCATGGAGATCAAAAATGAGATCAGAATAGAAGTTGATAAACTGTTGGAAGATGGGAAACGTCCTCCGCATCTGGTCGCTATTTTGGTGGGAGCAAATCCAGCTTCCAAAGTCTATGTAAAAAATAAGATGCAGGCCTGTGAATTTGTAGGCTATAGTTCGACCCTGAAAAGATTACCTGCGAACATAAATCAGGAAGATCTGCTCAATCAGGTAAAGCGTTTTAATGAAGATCCTGATGTAGATGGGATTTTGGTACAAATGCCTTTGCCCGATCACATCACGCCTCAGGAAATCACGCAGGCTATCCATCCCCATAAGGACGTTGATGGTTTTCATCCGGTGAATGTGGGACTGATGACCCTCAATTTCCCTTGCCTGATGCCAGCTACTCCCTCTGGAATCCTGGAGCTCCTCACTCGCTATAATATTGACACCAAAGGGAAGCATTGTGTAGTAGTGGGAAGAAGCCGGATTGTAGGCAGGCCTACTTCTATTATGATGTCGAGAGGGGGGAAGCCCGGAGAGGCAACCGTAACCCTTTGTCATAAGTATACACCAGCAGAAGATTTGAAGAGAATCTGTCCGCAGGCAGATATTATCATCGTAGCAGTAGGCAAACCTGACCTGATTACAGAGGATATGGTGAAAGAAGGAGCTGTGGTTATCGATGTAGGAATCACCCGTGTCCCTTCTGATAAAACCAGGTCCGGTTATAAATTGAAGGGAGATGTAGATTTTGAAAATGTATCAAAAAAGGCGAGCTTCATCACCCCTGTTCCGGGAGGAGTAGGACCCATGACCATCGCCATGTTGTTAAAAAATACCCTGGATACTTACAATCGTCAGTACGATGTATCCGCATTGGCAGTAGAATAG
- a CDS encoding potassium channel protein has protein sequence MELRYSIRRILFAIGLLLMISVIGTIGFASIENLSWGDAIYMTITTMSTVGYGWETEPSMAGKTFSVFLIVISAGTFIYAVGTLTTFIVEGEMRQILNRYQYSRKVKELKDHIIVCGLGRNGREAVKELLEQEQNFVVVEKDEDVIEQFIRENQEILVVNGDATLEEVLERANIHTAKGIISSLSSDADNVYITLTARGMKPSLNIVARANYEHVIPKLRRAGANHVIVPNLIGGQKMANVLTRPALVEFIELISGQGNSSLHLKDILCEGYSEMIGKSLAELNIRSKTGVLVLGYKRGYQGITLNPNVQEKLTERDRLFIMGTEDQLEKFQEEYLDD, from the coding sequence ATGGAGTTGCGCTATTCCATTCGAAGGATTCTCTTTGCAATCGGTCTCTTGCTGATGATCTCAGTTATTGGGACCATCGGCTTTGCCAGTATTGAGAATCTGAGCTGGGGAGACGCCATCTATATGACCATCACAACCATGAGTACGGTGGGATATGGATGGGAAACAGAGCCCAGTATGGCTGGTAAGACTTTCTCTGTCTTCCTGATCGTGATTAGCGCAGGTACTTTTATTTATGCAGTAGGAACCCTGACTACCTTCATTGTGGAGGGGGAAATGCGGCAAATCCTGAACAGATATCAATACAGCAGAAAAGTGAAGGAACTCAAAGATCATATCATCGTTTGCGGTCTGGGAAGAAATGGCCGGGAAGCAGTGAAGGAACTGCTGGAACAGGAGCAAAATTTTGTAGTGGTGGAAAAGGATGAAGACGTCATCGAACAATTCATCCGGGAGAATCAAGAAATTCTGGTTGTCAACGGAGATGCGACCCTGGAAGAGGTACTCGAACGGGCCAATATCCATACCGCCAAAGGCATCATCAGCTCGCTTTCTTCGGATGCTGACAATGTGTATATAACTCTTACGGCTCGAGGAATGAAACCCAGTTTGAATATTGTGGCTCGAGCCAATTACGAACATGTCATCCCCAAACTTCGCAGAGCCGGTGCCAATCATGTAATTGTCCCTAACCTTATCGGCGGACAGAAAATGGCCAACGTCCTCACTCGCCCTGCCCTGGTCGAATTTATCGAACTGATCTCAGGTCAGGGAAATTCATCTTTACACTTGAAAGACATCCTTTGTGAAGGCTATAGTGAAATGATCGGGAAAAGTCTGGCAGAACTGAATATTCGCTCCAAAACAGGGGTATTGGTACTGGGCTATAAGCGCGGCTATCAAGGGATCACCCTCAATCCTAATGTGCAGGAAAAACTCACCGAAAGAGATCGCCTCTTCATTATGGGGACAGAAGATCAATTGGAGAAGTTTCAGGAGGAGTATTTGGATGATTAA